The genomic stretch tgataaaaaaaaaaatcgttatCTCAatacttatcatatgtattttaataaatatataaaaaaaaaattcaacaattaatgtattcttaaaaatttaacaaataatttgataaaaatttcaaaatacttcTCATTCTTATTTTACTACAACCTtatcttcctcattttaacAACACTATCCAATTTAACAAAGTTAAAAATTGGATtctaatttgggtgtttgaaaATTAAGAGTTGGCTACCAAAATTGGTGTAATTGGGTTGGAAAGCGATAGTCATTGCTTTGAGGCCAATGACCTGCACGTGGCCAAATTCCTTTGTTTCAACTATTCAAATTTAGAAGACTGATTCCTTCAACTTTAGTCAGTCAAtgcacactttttttttttacttttaactcTTCTTTCacatgctatatatataaattaatttacaagACTTTTGAGTCATGGTATGTTAATTTAAGTTATGATAATAATGGTATTAAATGTCGTATTTTTAACTTATCTCTTGAGACTCCTTTTATATTGAGATGGGTATTGTTATTTGCATGATAATGAAAATCGCGAATCTCCTCTATCATGTTAAACATTAacaaattttctctaattttacGAGTCTATAGTCGAGTTGAACTTGACTTTAATAACGGGCGCGTTTGTAATAAACCAtcacttttctttctttgtctctTATATTTAGCAAGACTTGGAATGTGTGGTTGGTCTAAATTCCATAGGGTCACGGTCACGGAGTGGAAAAGGCTTCCATGTATTAGTCAATGACTTACTTAATAAGTTACTTGGATAGGAATGGGATAGCCAAGACCTTGATTTTTACTCTAGTTTCGAgtcatacattaatatttatagtCAAAATTAAGGTGATGATTGGCCAAGTGATACATTATTTTctttacataaaattattttatgaattaattattatttagaaatcataagtttaaatcttgtaaatatatataaaagaaatgttttgaaacattttatTAACATAGTTTTATAACAGAGTTAGTCCCTCAACTTTATACTCTCTAACAAAATAGttcttatactttaatttttcttatagtgaCTATTAAATTTCCAATTTATCTTATGGCACTTCTCTAAGCCATTctaatgatttttatttttttgtaaaaagtgAGATGATTATATGGTCGATTATTTTTTAAGAGACGTGCATGACATTTTCGTTATTGATAAGTGGTCTAACTAATTATTAATGAGACGTGCACATTGATTTTTTGGACTTAGATGTGGTTTTGAAATAAAGTGTGAACTACTACCCTATTAACTCGTAATGGAAGGgatattagataaatattttatttatgtttaaattttttttacattatttttaataataattttaatttaaaatttttttaacctTATGCGTTGTATACTTGTCTTATTGAACCGCTGTCTACCTAAGAAGTAGGTAAAGAAGATATGTCgtttaagattaattttgatttaaaatttgtatttgtgATCATCATTTACTACCACATCGAATCATATAAAATTCTATTGGACAACAAATACAGATGTGTAATCTAGCgtctattaaattaataatatcaaattatttaaatatattatacatatcaCAGGACACATTGACGTATTAATTTTGAGTAGATTTGTTCACACAAAAGTAAGAACACAGtcatttccaaaatttattcTAAAGTGGTCAATCGATCCTTATTTAGCGACAGCCGAACCGACAGGTCAATGGCAAGCAGTAATATTGGAATACGACAAAGGAGGAAGGTTGCCTATGGGGTCCGAATGCGAATAAGCTCGGAGCAGGGTACCCCAGGAGTGGGCTTCGTTTGCTGCAGCTCCATGTATTCCTTGTACTTCATTGGCTTGAACACCGCCGGCCGGCCTTCTTTCTCCATCAACTCCGGCGACGGGCTAACCTCTGTGTCCAGTGATGGTCCATGAGCCACTGCTATGGACATCCTCGCAGATTTGCTGTTCACCACCGCTCTGTGCATAATGCTCTTGTACTTTCCGTTGGTGAATATCTGATAATGAATGAATCACGAGAAGTAACGTGAGGAGGAGAGATGAGTGAGCATGTCTttgtcttaattaattaatttaattactggaaaattaagggtaattttgaTTAACTCACGTCGAGTTGATCGGCGGTGTTCACGACAAGGGAGTTGGGGATGGGCTTGACGCTGAACCACTTGCCCTTGTGCTGAATTTGCAGGCCGTCGACTCCGTTCTGGATGAGAATGGTGAGGAGGCCGTGATCGGCATGCGCCGGAATCCCCATGGCAAGCTCCGGCTGGGGGCATGGCGGGTACAGGTTGGCTGCGAAGAGCTGGAAACCTGATTCGAaattcatcgccttctcaatgaATCCTCTTTCCATTCCCAACCCCTCTGATATCCCTCTCAGCAATTCCTGGACCACTTGGCGAGTTCTTTTGCTGTACTCTTGCAACACCTCACTGCCAGAACAAGCCAAGCCACACACCacaccacatatatatatcaagcatTACAGaactttataattatatatatagtttttctTCTCGAATAGAAGTTGATAAAGAAAAAAGCAGTAAAGGTGAAGCAAATTGTAGATATTTGGTGGGGTTGGGGTTGGGAGTGGGAACCTGAGTCCCTCTGGTTTGGTGGGAGCGTTGAAGTGTGGATGCACAAACAACTTCAAGAAATCCCTCCAGAGGAAGCAATTCGCAGCCACCTTGATATCGATGCTGGTCCCGAATCTGATGGGCTCCCACACATCTCTTCCGGCGAATTTCAGCTTCTCCTCCATCGTCTGATTCAGGAATCTGTCGCATGCTTCCACCGTCTCCTTCATCAAATTCTCCGGCACCCCGTGATTTACCAGCTTTTGAGATCATTcatattaaaagaattaaatacatttaaacaCATGCTAATTAAGTAATGAAGAACTGTGCGTGTAATCAATTGAAGCCCAAAACTAcacagaattaattaattacgcACCAAGAAGAAACCCCATTCCTCGCAGGCCTTGGTGAGCTCTTGAACGGCTTGGGAGCGTTGATTGGGATCGGGAGAGGTGAGCAAGCCAAAATCAATGACGGGAATGGATTCCTGTTCATCTGGCTCTGAAGCGGCGGGTTCATTCAGAAACGAAGAGGTGTTGTAGTTGGTAGGGATGGCAGTGGAGGAGTTGGTGGAGGAGTCTAACAATTCTTTCACGCTCACTGGCTTTGGCGAATTCAAAGCAGCGGGACCACCACTGCTGCTGTCTAGCGAGCTTTGGCGAAATGCTGGAGCTGCTGCCGAAgccattaataattaattgactaTCTATCTATCTGTCTAATGTGTATATGCTGGTTAGTACTTCTTCTCTGTGTCTGTGTTGGGTTGCTGCGGTGAAGGATTCGCCATGTCCACGCCCACATATATATAGCTGTTGCTGCGGGGAGATGGGTTTAGCCCGCCATGTTGGGACAAAGATTGTTTGATATGTGGCACAGAGGCAGAGGTAATGGGTCCCTGTGCGTTctcatattaatttttaattcagtTTACAAGGTCAAAAGGCATTAATAATGTCGCCATTGGGTGGCAGTAGCTCCATGCTcgcttatttattttgtgagggagtctttcttaattaaaatataaattaaaaaataagatttaagaagtgttttaaaaaataaaagtattttttattttatttatttaataacttattgaaaacaaatcaagagataaatttatctagaatcttgtaaataagaaaaattaacttatatatttcttaatgtattttaaaaaaattaataaatagtctgataaaaattttaaattattttttaattttatcttggttattctgtattttaatttaaaaaatagtttttaaattatcttatgtttaaagataattttatcCTAACCTAACAACACACACATGAAAAGATGACATAATTTCCAACAGGCTTGCCGCGCGCGCGTTCATGGCCCTCTAGAATTACGGCACCGCATTCCCCGCGTAAAGTCCAAGTAATGGGCGGATGCAGACACCCACCGCCCCACACTCATCCCGGAAACAATGAGCTTGTTggaatttaaatttagttatttatttattattacttattaaatgttaacacttattaaaaatattttaaattttactaaacTCTTAATGAATTTGACGACCCgttaaatttctcaaactttatTTATCAACCCTTTTGAGTTTAGAAGTGAGTCACTTAGTGTGACGTGAAGCTCttctattgatatatttttagataagagaaaagaaaaataaggtgTTTGTAAGTTTTCCTATAAGGAACAATGAATTTGAATCCAGATCCATAAAATTCAAATCCAAATGATTTTAGACCCATTCATTAGTTACCAAATCTAAatctaactaatttaaaataaatctgGTCCACAACCAAattatttatagccttcctAATGCTTCCATTTCTActtaaagaaattatgaaatCTTGACCATAGTGAGCATTCATGACTGTGACAAAAGTAGCCTAAGTTTAGGGACtataaatgaatttttgaaataatttatttatgtattaatattttattaattaaatttaaatttaatatcttattattaaaatttaatattaaaaacaaatcatGATCAAGTCATcaaacacaaaaaatttacttaaaaaactaaaattataaaaaattatggaacAGAGAGTAAAAATATCACCGTGATGATATTAATACTACAATAGTGATATAACTATTGCTAATTCTTGAATATTgataacttatttataaatttattacttatttataaatatatataaaaaaattaaataaatttatattataataaaaaaatgagttaggaagaaaaaaaatcaaagttaaatatattctaattaaagttaaatttaaaaacttaatcatctccaaattaaaagatatgtgtaacattattattattaatgattaTTTATTCATTATTCATAATTACCGTCTTACGTCATAAATGGTTTAGCAATGAGCCTGCCATGATGGACCTGGACTGCatgatatttctaattttcatgGTTCCCCAACCACTGAATGACGCGTGGATCACTTACCCTCATTAATCAGTCCGATGAGGGCCCCCAGAGGTCACATCCACCTTTGCCTTCCAATTATGAAATGTTATTGGGGTACCCTCCCTTGCGGTACTTCCGTCAATCTGTCTCAGTAACATAAATCGTAACATAAACCGTAGTCGTCTGATCTATAATAACTACATAAAGAATGAATTTGATTAgcggtgttcaaaaaaattggtgCATTATGAAAATTGGTCAAATTGAATCGAACCAAACTGATc from Diospyros lotus cultivar Yz01 chromosome 9, ASM1463336v1, whole genome shotgun sequence encodes the following:
- the LOC127810697 gene encoding 2-oxoglutarate-dependent dioxygenase 19-like, with protein sequence MASAAAPAFRQSSLDSSSGGPAALNSPKPVSVKELLDSSTNSSTAIPTNYNTSSFLNEPAASEPDEQESIPVIDFGLLTSPDPNQRSQAVQELTKACEEWGFFLLVNHGVPENLMKETVEACDRFLNQTMEEKLKFAGRDVWEPIRFGTSIDIKVAANCFLWRDFLKLFVHPHFNAPTKPEGLSEVLQEYSKRTRQVVQELLRGISEGLGMERGFIEKAMNFESGFQLFAANLYPPCPQPELAMGIPAHADHGLLTILIQNGVDGLQIQHKGKWFSVKPIPNSLVVNTADQLDIFTNGKYKSIMHRAVVNSKSARMSIAVAHGPSLDTEVSPSPELMEKEGRPAVFKPMKYKEYMELQQTKPTPGVPCSELIRIRTP